A single window of Arvicola amphibius chromosome 15, mArvAmp1.2, whole genome shotgun sequence DNA harbors:
- the Slc38a7 gene encoding putative sodium-coupled neutral amino acid transporter 7 isoform X2, with protein MAQVSINSDYSEWGSSTDAGERARLLQSPCVDMAPKSEGEASPGDPDRGTTSTLGAIFIVVNACLGAGLLNFPAAFSTAGGVAAGIALQMGMLVFIISGLVILGYCSQASNERTYQEVVWAVCGKLTGVLCEVAIAVYTFGTCIAFLIIIGDQQDKIIAVMAKDPEGAGGSPWYTDRKFTISLTAFLFILPLSIPREIGFQKYASFLSVVGTWYVTAIIIIKYIWPDKEMRPGDILTRPVSWMAVFNAMPTICFGFQCHVSSVPVFNSMQRPEIKTWGGVVTAAMVIALAVYMGTGICGFLTFGAAVDPDVLRSYPSEDVAVAVARAFIILSVLTSYPILHFCGRVVPHSGQTVRDGGGQTSQLVGTCHLWSPSGHPGSLHLWPNHSQCHLCGPLGLNTASQ; from the exons ATGGCCCAGGTCAGCATCAACAGTGACTACAGCGAGTGGGGCTCCAGCACGGATGCTGGAGAGCGGGCCCGCTTGCTGCAAAGTCCCTGTGTGGACATGGCCCCCAAGAGTGAGGGGGAGGCGTCTCCTGGAGATCCAGACAGAGGCACCACGTCTACGCTCGGAGCCATCTTCATTGTTGTCAATGCCTGCCTGGGTGCAGGACTGCTCAACTTCCCAGCAGCCTTCAGTACTGCGGGGGGTGTGGCAGCTGGCATCGCCCTGCAGATG GGCATGCTGGTTTTCATCATTAGTGGGCTTGTCATTCTGGGCTATTGCTCCCAGGCCAGCAACGAGAGGACCTACCAGGAGGTGGTGTGGGCTGTGTGTGGCAAGCTGACGGGCGTGCTGTGTGAGGTAGCCATCGCGGTCTACACCTTCGGCACCTGCATTGCGTTCCTCATCATCATTGGGGACCAGCAGGACAAGA TTATAGCTGTGATGGCAAAGGACCCCGAAGGGGCCGGCGGCAGCCCCTGGTACACAGACCGCAAGTTCACCATCAGCCTCACTGCCTTCCTCTTCATCCTGCCCCTGTCCATCCCCAGGGAGATCGGCTTCCAGAAATATGCCAG TTTCCTGAGTGTTGTGGGCACTTGGTACGTCACCGCCATTATTATCATCAAATACATCTGGCCAGATAAAGAGATGCGCCCAGGGGACATCCTGACCAG ACCGGTTTCCTGGATGGCTGTGTTCAATGCCATGCCCACCATCTGCTTCGGATTTCAG TGCCATGTGAGCAGTGTGCCCGTCTTCAAcagcatgcagaggccagagataaAGACCTGGGGTGGAGTGGTGACAGCAGCCATGgtcatagctctggctgtctacATGGGCACAG GCATCTGTGGCTTTCTGACTTTCGGAGCTGCAGTGGATCCAGATGTGCTCCGGTCCTACCCCTCCGAGGACGTGGCTGTGGCCGTTGCCCGAGCCTTCATCATCCTGAGCGTGCTCACCTCCTACCCCATCTTACACTTCTGTGGGCG GGTTGTGCCTCATTCAGGCCAAACTGTCAGAGATGGAGGAGGTCAAACCAGCCAG CTGGTGGGCACTTGTCATTTATGGAGTCCTTCTGGTCACCCTGGGAGCCTTCATCTTTGGCCAAACCACAGCCAATGCCATCTTTGTGGACCTCTTGGCTTGAACACTGCCTCTCAGTGA
- the Slc38a7 gene encoding putative sodium-coupled neutral amino acid transporter 7 isoform X1 → MAQVSINSDYSEWGSSTDAGERARLLQSPCVDMAPKSEGEASPGDPDRGTTSTLGAIFIVVNACLGAGLLNFPAAFSTAGGVAAGIALQMGMLVFIISGLVILGYCSQASNERTYQEVVWAVCGKLTGVLCEVAIAVYTFGTCIAFLIIIGDQQDKIIAVMAKDPEGAGGSPWYTDRKFTISLTAFLFILPLSIPREIGFQKYASFLSVVGTWYVTAIIIIKYIWPDKEMRPGDILTRPVSWMAVFNAMPTICFGFQCHVSSVPVFNSMQRPEIKTWGGVVTAAMVIALAVYMGTGICGFLTFGAAVDPDVLRSYPSEDVAVAVARAFIILSVLTSYPILHFCGRAVVEGLWLRYKGVPVEEDVGRERRRRVLQTLVWFLLTLLLALFIPDIGKVISVIGGLAACFIFIFPGLCLIQAKLSEMEEVKPASWWALVIYGVLLVTLGAFIFGQTTANAIFVDLLA, encoded by the exons ATGGCCCAGGTCAGCATCAACAGTGACTACAGCGAGTGGGGCTCCAGCACGGATGCTGGAGAGCGGGCCCGCTTGCTGCAAAGTCCCTGTGTGGACATGGCCCCCAAGAGTGAGGGGGAGGCGTCTCCTGGAGATCCAGACAGAGGCACCACGTCTACGCTCGGAGCCATCTTCATTGTTGTCAATGCCTGCCTGGGTGCAGGACTGCTCAACTTCCCAGCAGCCTTCAGTACTGCGGGGGGTGTGGCAGCTGGCATCGCCCTGCAGATG GGCATGCTGGTTTTCATCATTAGTGGGCTTGTCATTCTGGGCTATTGCTCCCAGGCCAGCAACGAGAGGACCTACCAGGAGGTGGTGTGGGCTGTGTGTGGCAAGCTGACGGGCGTGCTGTGTGAGGTAGCCATCGCGGTCTACACCTTCGGCACCTGCATTGCGTTCCTCATCATCATTGGGGACCAGCAGGACAAGA TTATAGCTGTGATGGCAAAGGACCCCGAAGGGGCCGGCGGCAGCCCCTGGTACACAGACCGCAAGTTCACCATCAGCCTCACTGCCTTCCTCTTCATCCTGCCCCTGTCCATCCCCAGGGAGATCGGCTTCCAGAAATATGCCAG TTTCCTGAGTGTTGTGGGCACTTGGTACGTCACCGCCATTATTATCATCAAATACATCTGGCCAGATAAAGAGATGCGCCCAGGGGACATCCTGACCAG ACCGGTTTCCTGGATGGCTGTGTTCAATGCCATGCCCACCATCTGCTTCGGATTTCAG TGCCATGTGAGCAGTGTGCCCGTCTTCAAcagcatgcagaggccagagataaAGACCTGGGGTGGAGTGGTGACAGCAGCCATGgtcatagctctggctgtctacATGGGCACAG GCATCTGTGGCTTTCTGACTTTCGGAGCTGCAGTGGATCCAGATGTGCTCCGGTCCTACCCCTCCGAGGACGTGGCTGTGGCCGTTGCCCGAGCCTTCATCATCCTGAGCGTGCTCACCTCCTACCCCATCTTACACTTCTGTGGGCG GGCTGTGGTGGAAGGCCTGTGGCTGCGTTATAAGGGGGTGCCGGTGGAGGAGGACGTGGGGCGGGAGCGGCGGCGCCGAGTCCTGCAGACGCTGGTGTGGTTCCTGCTCACCCTGCTGCTAGCCCTCTTTATCCCTGACATCGGCAAGGTCATCTCGGTCATCGGAGGCCTGGCAGCCtgcttcatcttcatcttcccaG GGTTGTGCCTCATTCAGGCCAAACTGTCAGAGATGGAGGAGGTCAAACCAGCCAG CTGGTGGGCACTTGTCATTTATGGAGTCCTTCTGGTCACCCTGGGAGCCTTCATCTTTGGCCAAACCACAGCCAATGCCATCTTTGTGGACCTCTTGGCTTGA